A stretch of Macadamia integrifolia cultivar HAES 741 chromosome 7, SCU_Mint_v3, whole genome shotgun sequence DNA encodes these proteins:
- the LOC122084191 gene encoding uncharacterized protein At5g39865-like — MGFASKTVLSFKYANAVIHTLSYPASLPPSKTNLFPSPSPPPPPDSWKSPISISLSGAKRRIVFYYTNLSVVRKTFENCRTVRSILKGLKVFIDKRDLSMDAGLLEELNAILGSKKLMLPRVFISGRYVGRAEEIQQLHETGELKRFIKGFPALETGVCNECGGHRLLLCDQCNGRKPRERMKA, encoded by the coding sequence ATGGGTTTTGCATCCAAAACTGTTCTTTCTTTCAAGTACGCCAACGCAGTAATCCATACCTTGTCTTACCCCGCATCACTCCCTCCATCAAAGACCAATCTTTTTCCTTCCCCATCGCCACCGCCTCCACCAGATTCTTGGAAGTCGCcaatctcaatctctctctcagGAGCCAAAAGACGCATCGTCTTCTACTACACCAACCTTAGTGTGGTCCGCAAGACCTTCGAGAATTGTAGAACTGTTCGATCGATCCTAAAAGGGCTCAAAGTCTTCATAGACAAGAGGGATCTATCAATGGATGCTGGGTTATTGGAAGAACTAAATGCGATCTTAGGTAGTAAGAAGCTGATGCTACCTAGAGTTTTTATCAGTGGTAGGTACGTAGGCAGAgcagaagagatccaacaacttCACGAGACCGGAGAGCTGAAGAGGTTCATCAAAGGTTTCCCGGCGTTGGAGACAGGTGTTTGCAACGAATGTGGAGGGCATCGCTTACTGTTGTGCGATCAGTGCAACGGGAGAAAGCCAAGGGAGCGGATGAAGGCTTGA